One Halodesulfovibrio sp. DNA window includes the following coding sequences:
- a CDS encoding RNA methyltransferase, whose amino-acid sequence MTKERTPERTAKLERVLKLRQKDLTLVMANVHDPHNVSAILRSCDAFGVPKVHLYYTDTPFPKLGNKSSASARKWVDTERHDNTDELMKSLRAQGMKVLATSCSPNAKPLREYDLSEPTAVIMGNEHRGTDPELVEVADGEVYIPMFGMIQSFNVSVAAAVILSEASRQRQIAGKYDQPTYSEEEYKEVLEDWLER is encoded by the coding sequence ATGACAAAAGAAAGAACACCTGAAAGAACCGCTAAGCTCGAACGAGTATTAAAGCTTCGTCAAAAAGATTTGACTCTGGTTATGGCTAATGTGCATGACCCGCATAACGTATCCGCTATTTTGCGTAGCTGTGATGCCTTTGGTGTGCCGAAAGTACATCTTTATTATACTGATACTCCGTTTCCAAAACTTGGAAACAAATCTTCTGCATCTGCACGGAAATGGGTAGATACTGAGCGTCACGATAATACTGATGAGCTTATGAAGTCCCTTCGTGCACAAGGTATGAAAGTCCTTGCTACAAGTTGCTCTCCTAATGCTAAACCGCTTCGTGAGTACGATCTTTCAGAGCCAACCGCTGTCATTATGGGAAATGAACACCGTGGGACGGATCCGGAGCTTGTAGAAGTTGCGGACGGTGAGGTGTACATTCCAATGTTCGGTATGATTCAGAGCTTTAACGTGTCTGTTGCAGCTGCGGTGATTCTTTCTGAAGCATCACGTCAACGTCAGATTGCAGGTAAATACGATCAGCCAACCTATTCTGAAGAAGAGTATAAAGAAGTTCTTGAAGATTGGTTGGAACGCTAG
- a CDS encoding glycosyltransferase family 2 protein, whose amino-acid sequence MTTTLSILVSCTSSTEAAALSIASFTALPSDIEYEVLIAASSEIVPAVSTLINEAAPLLPVRPAVLEITAPADRARAFNNAATAAKGDYLFFLEAGTQITTDAITSLLTYLSSNPATGIAAPLLICPQSGRVQSCGTTFTPSLRAQPLFASFPATHPAVTKPRSFQAVPVNGMCMRSSTFEDAGQFDTKYKTGMEVLELCCAIRNNDQNIDIVPQATLLEPDNTTSVIEDDLSIDTMRLNDRCKGCFGPDKHRFAQDEGYQFTVSPWLESYMTLTPEREQELNEQMMESPDPSTCLALIIEEPLWQTGYVQLAAYLESTGRFEEACGIRLLQTFFFPMLPLYRKLAAVAEAANNDSLLQMANDKLEHIDNQLEDIGTLTKKAAGLANWARKAKEVQLQALYEGWLTDLGLL is encoded by the coding sequence ATGACAACAACACTTTCCATTCTTGTTTCATGCACCAGCTCTACTGAGGCTGCGGCATTATCTATTGCTTCTTTTACTGCTCTACCAAGCGACATTGAGTACGAAGTGCTCATTGCTGCAAGCAGCGAGATAGTGCCAGCAGTATCTACACTCATTAACGAAGCCGCACCCTTATTACCTGTGCGCCCTGCTGTTCTCGAAATCACCGCTCCAGCAGATAGGGCACGTGCTTTCAACAATGCGGCAACCGCAGCAAAGGGTGATTACCTCTTTTTCCTCGAAGCAGGAACACAGATCACGACAGATGCAATTACGTCGCTGCTGACATATCTTTCGAGCAACCCTGCCACCGGCATTGCAGCACCACTGCTTATCTGTCCACAATCAGGGCGTGTTCAAAGCTGCGGAACCACATTTACACCTTCTTTACGGGCGCAGCCACTTTTTGCGTCTTTCCCGGCAACACATCCTGCTGTCACAAAGCCGCGCTCGTTTCAGGCTGTGCCTGTAAACGGCATGTGTATGCGTAGTAGCACATTTGAGGACGCTGGGCAGTTCGACACAAAATATAAAACCGGAATGGAAGTTCTCGAACTATGTTGCGCAATCCGTAACAACGACCAGAATATCGATATCGTTCCTCAGGCAACGCTGCTTGAACCGGACAACACAACATCAGTCATCGAGGATGATCTCAGCATTGATACCATGCGACTCAATGACCGCTGCAAGGGATGCTTCGGACCTGACAAGCATCGGTTTGCTCAAGATGAAGGCTACCAGTTCACCGTTTCTCCTTGGCTCGAAAGCTATATGACGCTCACCCCAGAACGGGAGCAGGAGTTAAACGAGCAAATGATGGAGTCGCCTGACCCTTCAACATGCCTTGCGCTCATTATTGAAGAACCGCTTTGGCAGACAGGCTATGTTCAACTTGCTGCATACCTCGAATCGACAGGAAGATTTGAAGAAGCCTGTGGCATTAGACTGCTACAGACATTTTTCTTCCCAATGCTGCCGCTCTACCGCAAACTGGCAGCTGTTGCAGAAGCTGCGAACAATGACAGTCTACTCCAAATGGCAAATGACAAACTTGAGCACATTGACAACCAGCTTGAAGACATTGGAACACTAACAAAAAAAGCTGCCGGACTTGCAAACTGGGCACGAAAAGCAAAAGAAGTTCAGCTTCAGGCTCTCTATGAAGGCTGGCTTACAGATTTGGGGCTGTTGTAG
- a CDS encoding class I SAM-dependent RNA methyltransferase: MSIFNRKSEVLITCPRGAAPILAEEIKQLNFPVKHELTAAVETFTTIAGCMRLNLHLRTAQRVQFQLASFKAYTADDVYKYIREYIDWDEIITPDGYLSISSFVQNDSIRDTRYANVRVKDAICDFMRDKHGRRPDSGPEQTGTVLFLHWVQNRCKLYLDTSGEPLNRRGYRKLPWAAPMSEPLGAAALLASGWDRKSNVVNPMCGSGTLAIEAALLGLNSAPGLMRDNYGFMHLPDFDQGRWDSLLDEAEANELGGLDFRIIATDQSKEAVEAAKKNAIAAGVDRYIEFDVCDFRKTEIPDGGGIVIMNPEYGERLGDVRFLGDVYKGIGDFFKQKCQGYDGFIFTGNMDLAKQVGLRTFKRLTFFSAKIECKLFGYKLYSGSKKASKQN, translated from the coding sequence ATGAGTATTTTTAATCGCAAGTCAGAGGTGCTTATTACATGTCCCCGTGGGGCAGCACCTATCTTGGCTGAAGAAATCAAGCAACTCAATTTCCCGGTTAAACACGAGCTTACTGCTGCGGTGGAAACCTTCACAACAATAGCTGGCTGCATGCGGTTGAATTTGCATTTGCGTACAGCGCAGCGTGTTCAATTTCAACTGGCATCATTCAAAGCCTACACAGCCGACGATGTATACAAGTACATTCGTGAATACATCGACTGGGACGAAATTATTACCCCAGACGGCTACCTCTCTATCTCATCTTTTGTTCAAAACGATTCCATTCGTGATACTCGGTATGCCAACGTTCGAGTAAAAGACGCTATTTGTGACTTTATGCGCGATAAGCATGGTCGCAGACCGGATTCTGGTCCTGAGCAAACAGGTACTGTACTGTTTCTGCATTGGGTTCAGAACCGTTGTAAGCTCTATCTCGATACTTCCGGCGAACCGCTAAACCGTCGCGGATACCGTAAGCTTCCTTGGGCTGCGCCAATGTCTGAACCGCTTGGTGCGGCAGCGTTGCTGGCGAGTGGCTGGGATAGAAAAAGCAATGTTGTGAACCCAATGTGCGGTAGTGGTACTCTTGCTATCGAAGCTGCACTTCTGGGGCTGAACAGTGCACCGGGACTTATGCGCGATAACTACGGTTTTATGCATCTGCCTGATTTCGATCAGGGACGTTGGGATAGCCTTCTTGATGAAGCTGAAGCAAATGAGCTTGGCGGTCTTGATTTTAGAATCATAGCAACCGATCAGAGTAAAGAAGCTGTTGAAGCTGCCAAAAAGAACGCAATTGCAGCGGGGGTTGATCGCTACATTGAATTTGATGTGTGCGACTTCCGTAAGACTGAAATTCCAGACGGTGGTGGCATTGTAATCATGAACCCTGAGTACGGTGAACGTCTAGGCGACGTACGCTTCCTTGGCGATGTGTACAAAGGCATCGGTGACTTCTTTAAACAGAAGTGTCAGGGCTACGACGGGTTTATTTTTACAGGTAACATGGACTTGGCAAAACAGGTCGGCTTGCGAACATTTAAGCGCCTTACATTCTTTAGTGCTAAAATTGAATGTAAGCTGTTTGGATACAAGCTGTACTCTGGTTCTAAAAAAGCAAGTAAGCAGAACTAA
- the gpt gene encoding xanthine phosphoribosyltransferase: MSDSKRYSKVTPVSWELLQRDAKQLAWDLLNKGTWKGIYAVTRGGLVPAAILAREMEIYQIETICLNSYSWKNQGEMNILKEAHGDGEGWLIIDDLVDTGGTARVVREMLPKAHFATLYAKPEGKPLVDTFIREYTQDTWILFPWDSEVQFTEPLAKRVSDS, from the coding sequence GTGTCTGACTCCAAACGCTATTCAAAGGTTACTCCTGTATCTTGGGAGTTGTTGCAAAGAGATGCCAAGCAACTTGCTTGGGATTTACTTAATAAAGGTACCTGGAAAGGCATTTACGCCGTTACACGCGGTGGACTTGTTCCTGCTGCCATTCTCGCAAGAGAAATGGAAATTTACCAAATTGAAACCATCTGCCTGAACAGCTACAGCTGGAAGAATCAGGGCGAGATGAATATTTTGAAAGAAGCACACGGAGACGGCGAAGGCTGGTTGATAATTGATGATCTGGTGGATACCGGAGGAACAGCGCGTGTTGTACGAGAAATGTTGCCAAAGGCACATTTTGCAACGCTCTACGCTAAACCGGAAGGTAAGCCGCTGGTGGATACATTTATTCGTGAATACACTCAGGATACATGGATTTTATTCCCTTGGGATTCTGAAGTGCAGTTTACGGAGCCGCTGGCAAAGCGGGTTAGTGACAGCTAG